One region of Polyangiaceae bacterium genomic DNA includes:
- a CDS encoding TetR/AcrR family transcriptional regulator → MNLTAPDLMQLAVTARPTQGAIVAAAAQVFVELGYADARVEDILQRAGIARRTFYKYFRSKEDVLRTLYELGTSELVRAIGSAAAEASDPLDGIRFGLDVYLDAHVSSGPLMRVLIEQAMRMDSELAPLRRRFRDDLVHLMGDAVQHSTGQKHDPMLYLALISALESISLELCSTGAKKRDVARAKKVFHDLLSRVTGAKAP, encoded by the coding sequence GTGAACCTGACCGCTCCGGACTTGATGCAGCTGGCGGTGACCGCGCGCCCCACCCAGGGCGCCATCGTCGCGGCAGCGGCCCAGGTCTTCGTGGAGCTCGGCTACGCGGACGCCCGGGTGGAGGACATCCTCCAGCGCGCGGGCATCGCGCGGCGCACGTTCTACAAGTACTTCCGCAGCAAGGAGGACGTGCTCCGCACGCTGTACGAGCTCGGGACCTCGGAGCTGGTGCGTGCCATCGGAAGCGCGGCGGCGGAGGCGTCGGATCCGCTGGATGGCATCCGCTTCGGGCTCGACGTCTATCTGGATGCGCACGTGAGCAGCGGACCGCTGATGCGCGTGCTCATCGAGCAAGCCATGCGGATGGACTCGGAGCTTGCACCGCTGCGGCGGCGGTTCCGCGACGATCTAGTGCATCTGATGGGCGACGCCGTGCAGCACAGCACCGGCCAGAAGCACGACCCTATGCTCTACTTGGCGCTCATCTCGGCACTGGAGAGTATCTCCTTGGAGCTGTGCAGCACCGGTGCGAAGAAACGCGACGTGGCCCGTGCGAAGAAGGTCTTCCACGACCTTCTGTCCCGGGTCACGGGGGCGAAAGCCCCGTGA
- a CDS encoding redoxin domain-containing protein, whose product MRAIRVWLFAVLAAALLLGCGSSSDEKETKKTPSEPLGAPFAIAGDPVGDAVPIAAQKPVPREYGHPVELTKPADRKQAPESGLTKVGGWLNTTRAFTGEDLKGRILILDFWTAGCINCIHVAATLETFAHKHETDPILVLGVHAQKFSADAPPEVVRAQMEELGITHPVAIDSKHQEFSDWEAPGWPTLFVVDAHGRIIKQIGGEPSVEYLDNIVESALHEQAAEGGLATEALDFLGREKDPSAPLSSPEKVIPTATGYAIADSGHDRVVLTDDSGATTDVIGDGTEGTTDGDYATARFFAPKGLALMGNVLYVGDTANHLIRAVDLTNKTVTTVAGTGKRGGVLHDGGKALETSLASPWDLLAVDTRIFVANAGTHQVFVFDPAAATVEPFAGNGYEGLVDGTADEVRMAQPSGLASDGTYLYVADAESSSIRKIDIATGAVTTLVGQGLFVWGAEDGPAASATLQHDQGLALDGQTLYIADTYNSKIRALDLSTMMVSTIAGDGSPPPFFYPGGLTVVPSDSQMLLVADTNHDTLQLVDVTGTKEPVRWDVTGLSPP is encoded by the coding sequence ATGCGCGCGATTCGAGTCTGGCTTTTTGCAGTGTTGGCCGCGGCTTTGCTCTTGGGATGTGGATCGTCCTCCGACGAAAAGGAGACGAAGAAGACACCCAGCGAGCCATTGGGGGCGCCGTTCGCGATCGCCGGCGATCCGGTGGGAGATGCCGTGCCCATCGCCGCCCAAAAGCCGGTGCCCCGAGAGTACGGCCATCCGGTGGAGCTGACCAAGCCGGCGGACCGCAAGCAGGCTCCCGAGTCCGGGCTCACCAAGGTGGGGGGCTGGTTGAACACCACGCGCGCCTTCACCGGGGAAGATCTGAAGGGCCGCATCCTGATCCTCGACTTCTGGACGGCGGGTTGCATCAACTGCATTCACGTTGCGGCCACGCTGGAGACCTTCGCGCACAAGCACGAGACGGATCCCATTCTGGTGTTGGGGGTACACGCGCAGAAGTTCTCGGCGGACGCCCCGCCGGAGGTGGTGCGCGCGCAGATGGAGGAGCTGGGCATCACCCACCCGGTGGCCATCGACTCCAAGCATCAAGAGTTCTCCGACTGGGAGGCGCCCGGTTGGCCCACCCTCTTCGTGGTCGACGCGCACGGTCGCATCATCAAGCAGATCGGTGGTGAGCCGTCCGTCGAGTACCTCGACAACATCGTGGAGTCCGCGCTGCACGAGCAAGCGGCCGAAGGCGGCTTGGCCACGGAGGCCCTCGACTTCCTGGGGCGCGAGAAGGACCCGAGCGCGCCGCTGTCCAGCCCGGAGAAGGTCATTCCCACCGCCACTGGCTACGCCATTGCGGACAGCGGCCACGATCGCGTGGTGCTCACGGACGACAGCGGCGCGACCACCGACGTGATCGGCGATGGCACCGAGGGCACGACAGACGGCGACTACGCCACCGCCCGTTTCTTCGCGCCCAAGGGCTTGGCGCTGATGGGCAACGTGCTGTACGTCGGCGATACCGCGAACCACCTGATCCGCGCGGTCGACTTGACGAACAAGACCGTCACCACGGTGGCCGGAACTGGGAAGCGCGGCGGCGTGCTCCACGACGGCGGCAAGGCCCTCGAGACGTCGTTGGCCTCGCCCTGGGACCTCCTCGCGGTGGACACGCGCATCTTCGTGGCCAACGCGGGTACGCATCAGGTCTTCGTGTTCGATCCCGCGGCGGCCACCGTGGAGCCGTTCGCCGGCAACGGGTACGAGGGCTTGGTCGACGGCACCGCGGACGAAGTGCGCATGGCGCAGCCCAGCGGCTTGGCCAGCGATGGAACCTATCTGTACGTGGCGGACGCCGAGTCCTCCAGCATCCGCAAGATCGACATCGCCACCGGCGCAGTGACCACGCTGGTGGGGCAGGGACTCTTCGTGTGGGGTGCCGAGGACGGACCGGCGGCGAGCGCGACCCTTCAGCACGACCAGGGCTTGGCGCTGGACGGCCAGACGCTGTACATCGCGGACACCTACAACTCGAAGATCCGCGCCCTGGATCTGTCCACCATGATGGTGTCCACCATCGCCGGGGATGGCTCCCCCCCACCCTTCTTCTACCCGGGCGGGCTCACCGTGGTGCCTTCCGACAGTCAGATGCTGCTGGTGGCGGACACCAACCACGACACACTGCAGCTGGTGGACGTGACGGGCACCAAGGAGCCAGTGCGCTGGGACGTCACGGGGCTTTCGCCCCCGTGA